A DNA window from Lepidochelys kempii isolate rLepKem1 chromosome 9, rLepKem1.hap2, whole genome shotgun sequence contains the following coding sequences:
- the LOC140917010 gene encoding alpha-1,4-N-acetylglucosaminyltransferase-like: protein MLKEIQIVLWFLFFFVFALFYKLSLRSGCIFSCMPIAEQFLMQEDVVSQSRSIIFVETTDRLEPPPLVSCSVESAARIYRDRPVVFFMKGLNNSTWLDSNSTYTAFSLLSAMKNVFIFPFQMETLFQETPLLPWYHKVNAIQEKHWVHVSSDASRLALIWKYGGTYMDTDVISIRPIPVTNFLAAEASQVSSSGIFGFPHHHWFIWDCMKDFVRNYNGRIWGNQGPLLMTRRLQALCNLTNFHNVEDQSCQNISFLHPQRFYPIPYPAWRQYYKVWKRSPDFNNSYALHLWNFMNKEHKTVVAGSNTLVENLYKTYCPTTYKALIQGTESSGHMQRNKTE from the exons ATGTTGAAGGAGATCCAAATAGTACTCTGGttcctttttttctttgtctttgccCTGTTCTATAAACTCTCCCTGAGGTCTGGCTGCATCTTCTCATGCATGCCTATTGCTGAGCAATTCCTGAtgcaagaggatgttgtgagCCAGAGCAGAAGCATCATCTTTGTGGAGACCACAGATCGCCTTGAGCCTCCTCCACTGGTTTCATGTTCTGTGGAGTCTGCTGCCAGGATCTACCGTGACAGACCTGTTGTTTTCTTCATGAAAGGGCTGAACAATAGCACATGGCTGGATTCAAATTCCACTTACACAGCCTTCTCACTTTTATCTGCTATGAAGAATGTCTTCATTTTTCCTTTCCAGATGGAAACTTTGTTCCAGGAGACACCTCTGCTGCCATGGTATCACAAG GTAAATGCAATCCAGGAAAAACACTGGGTTCATGTCAGCTCTGATGCCAGCAGACTTGCACTCATTTGGAAATACGGTGGGACCTACATGGACACAGATGTCATCTCCATCAGGCCTATTCCAGTGACAAACTTCCTGGCAGCCGAGGCTTCCCAGGTCTCCAGCAGTGGGATTTTTGGCTTTCCtcaccatcactggttcatttGGGATTGCATGAAAGATTTTGTTCGAAACTACAATGGACGCATTTGGGGAAACCAAGGACCCCTCTTAATGACGAGAAGGCTGCAAGCCTTGTGCAACCTGACCAATTTCCATAATGTGGAGGATCAGAGCTGTCAGAACATTTCCTTCTTACATCCTCAGCGTTTCTACCCCATCCCTTACCCAGCATGGAGGCAGTACTACAAGGTTTGGAAGAGAAGCCCTGACTTCAACAACTCCTATGCTTTGCACCTGTGGAACTTCATGAACAAGGAACACAAGACTGTGGTTGCAGGAAGTAACACGTTAGTGGAAAATCTGTACAAAACATACTGCCCCACCACTTATAAGGCCCTTATTCAAGGCACAGAAAGCAGTGGTCATATGCAACGAAATAAGACTGAATGA